The Flavobacterium jumunjinense genome includes a region encoding these proteins:
- a CDS encoding vitamin K epoxide reductase family protein — MKAIIEKYLYNNNYNKESNDFENLFLSHPNYPSLFAITDTFDLLSIENIAAKVPKEQFLELPESFLALFKDEVTLVKKEQNSIAVETEGKSKQKITTDEFLNNWNGIVVAIEPNLEAVPEKINLFNNKIVLLGITLLLLFIIEMQLLTFFSSIHLAILLIGFFVSVLIIDEKLHKTDGIASKICTLSKNTSCDSVIKSESAAITTWLDFSDLPILFFSFGILIALINEKALIALSFISVLSIPLILYSLWLQKIKLKKWCVLCLAISVLLIAQSSLFLLYESVIDFNYEVFLLSFVVVVPIWFFIKPYFFDLEKRKKETLELTKFKRRFTVFNALQKEVVNVEELTTISKIELGLQSAPVVVTLILSPSCGHCHTAFKEAIDLMKANKERVKLAIFFNLNPDNKENPFYTIAENLFQIDQDLPDKIEEAISDWHIQNMSLEDWTEKWSQKLISLSVGDNLRSQYEWCLSNDFNYTPVKLVNNKIIPNEYEIKELRYFLSDLEEGQPVLV; from the coding sequence ATGAAAGCAATAATTGAGAAGTATTTATACAATAATAATTATAATAAAGAAAGTAATGATTTTGAAAATTTATTTTTATCTCATCCAAATTATCCTAGTCTTTTTGCTATAACCGATACGTTCGATTTATTGTCTATTGAGAATATAGCTGCTAAAGTGCCAAAGGAACAATTCTTAGAATTGCCAGAATCTTTTTTAGCGCTATTTAAGGACGAGGTTACACTCGTAAAAAAAGAACAGAATAGCATTGCTGTTGAAACGGAAGGCAAAAGCAAGCAAAAAATAACGACGGATGAATTTTTAAACAATTGGAATGGAATTGTTGTAGCCATTGAACCTAATCTCGAGGCTGTTCCTGAAAAAATCAATTTGTTTAATAATAAAATCGTTTTATTAGGTATCACTTTGCTTCTGTTGTTTATAATCGAAATGCAATTATTAACGTTCTTTTCGTCTATTCATTTAGCAATACTTCTAATTGGTTTTTTTGTTAGTGTATTAATTATAGATGAAAAACTGCATAAAACAGACGGAATAGCTTCTAAAATATGCACTTTATCTAAAAACACATCGTGCGATTCTGTTATAAAATCAGAATCTGCAGCCATTACAACCTGGCTTGATTTTTCAGATTTACCTATTCTTTTTTTTAGTTTCGGTATCCTGATAGCACTCATCAACGAGAAAGCACTAATAGCATTAAGCTTTATAAGTGTTCTTTCTATTCCATTAATCCTCTATTCGCTTTGGTTACAGAAAATAAAATTAAAGAAATGGTGCGTTCTGTGTTTGGCAATTTCAGTCTTATTGATTGCTCAATCTAGTTTGTTTCTTTTATATGAAAGTGTTATCGATTTTAATTACGAGGTATTTCTACTGTCTTTTGTTGTAGTTGTTCCAATCTGGTTTTTTATTAAACCATATTTTTTCGACTTAGAAAAGCGTAAGAAGGAAACTTTAGAATTAACGAAATTTAAACGAAGATTTACGGTCTTTAATGCACTTCAAAAAGAAGTGGTAAACGTAGAAGAACTTACTACAATTTCTAAAATAGAATTAGGACTTCAATCTGCTCCAGTAGTAGTTACTCTCATTTTGAGTCCAAGTTGTGGTCATTGTCATACTGCTTTTAAGGAGGCAATCGATCTAATGAAAGCAAATAAAGAAAGAGTTAAGCTGGCTATCTTTTTTAATTTGAATCCAGATAATAAGGAAAATCCTTTTTATACAATTGCTGAAAACCTCTTTCAAATAGATCAAGATTTACCAGATAAAATAGAAGAAGCTATTTCCGATTGGCATATTCAAAATATGAGTTTAGAGGATTGGACAGAAAAATGGAGTCAAAAGCTTATTTCGTTATCAGTGGGTGATAATTTAAGGAGCCAATACGAATGGTGCTTAAGTAATGATTTTAATTATACGCCAGTAAAATTGGTAAATAATAAAATTATACCCAATGAATATGAAATTAAAGAATTAAGGTATTTCCTTTCCGACTTAGAAGAAGGACAACCAGTTTTGGTGTAA
- a CDS encoding tetratricopeptide repeat protein has translation MKNISLLFFFFSQILFSQTLSEKDFIKYQDNVSFHINGKLDSAFYYVDKIKPSKSNAQLAYAFAAEAYLYQLKKYPDTLDSNKSLERAIIHLNKIANSLEKKKISSKVYNFKGLINWKRKKLGDAIRNYEEAKKIAIEVDDKILAVKCSNNMALILAEVGNYELAIYSVRESDRLLDKTEYLYTKENFLKAKSSIYIRLATFYENYYNVKKNEKLLDSSEFYYNRAIVYSKNLFDRKLKAQTNLANIYVKKGQLKNAEKQYLASLVLAKQNDLMIQMTTLYYNLGYVNYGQKKYEKALVYFNKVDSISSFETNRLEQINTMYYLAKIHNQYENYREAERYLELYNAKFKKSENLIVEETLNVNLFIANKEVKEDVEFLKKEVRIRVVIRLLIQILIGIVFLSLVYFLYKNYIGKKQANSRVNKLIEEFKQKKETVIEPEVKQQVRNESVVNDTSLSIDEEKENEIVEKLIQLEKSNYFLREDFNLQNTAKKIKTNTTYLSYVVNKRFEKSFSEYSNELKINYAIEEMITNPTFRKYSTQAIAETVGFKNAVSFAKSFNKRTGVTPVQFIKKIEKDTTVL, from the coding sequence ATGAAAAATATTTCCCTGCTATTTTTTTTCTTTTCTCAAATCCTTTTTTCTCAGACCTTAAGCGAGAAAGATTTTATAAAATATCAAGATAATGTTAGTTTTCATATTAATGGAAAATTAGATAGTGCGTTTTATTATGTAGACAAAATAAAACCTTCAAAAAGCAACGCGCAACTGGCCTATGCTTTTGCAGCAGAGGCCTATTTGTATCAATTAAAAAAATACCCAGACACATTAGATAGTAATAAGTCATTAGAAAGAGCAATTATTCATCTTAACAAAATAGCGAATTCATTAGAGAAGAAAAAAATAAGCAGTAAGGTTTATAATTTTAAAGGATTAATTAATTGGAAACGAAAAAAGTTAGGAGATGCAATTCGAAATTATGAAGAAGCAAAAAAAATAGCAATTGAAGTAGACGACAAGATTTTGGCTGTAAAATGCTCTAATAATATGGCTCTTATTTTGGCAGAAGTAGGAAATTATGAATTGGCTATTTATTCTGTAAGAGAATCTGATAGATTATTAGATAAAACAGAATATTTATATACTAAAGAGAATTTTTTAAAAGCAAAAAGTAGTATCTATATTAGATTAGCAACTTTTTATGAAAATTATTACAATGTAAAAAAGAATGAAAAGCTGCTTGACTCCTCTGAATTTTACTATAATAGAGCAATTGTTTACTCGAAGAATTTATTTGATAGAAAATTAAAAGCACAAACAAATCTGGCCAATATTTATGTAAAAAAAGGGCAGTTGAAAAATGCAGAAAAACAATATCTGGCATCTTTAGTTTTAGCAAAACAAAATGACTTAATGATTCAAATGACTACGCTTTATTATAATTTAGGGTATGTTAATTATGGTCAAAAAAAATATGAAAAAGCATTGGTTTATTTTAATAAAGTAGATTCAATTTCTAGCTTTGAGACAAATAGACTAGAACAAATAAACACCATGTATTATTTGGCTAAAATCCATAATCAATATGAAAACTATAGAGAAGCAGAACGCTATCTAGAGTTATATAATGCTAAATTTAAAAAAAGCGAAAACTTAATAGTAGAAGAAACATTAAATGTTAATTTGTTTATAGCCAATAAAGAAGTAAAAGAAGATGTTGAATTCCTTAAAAAGGAAGTGAGAATTAGAGTTGTAATTCGATTGTTAATTCAAATTTTAATCGGTATTGTTTTTTTGAGTCTTGTGTATTTTTTATATAAAAATTATATTGGAAAGAAACAGGCAAATAGTAGAGTGAATAAACTGATAGAAGAATTTAAACAGAAGAAAGAAACTGTTATAGAACCAGAAGTAAAACAACAAGTTAGAAATGAATCTGTAGTGAACGATACTTCTTTAAGCATCGATGAAGAAAAGGAAAATGAGATAGTAGAGAAATTGATACAGCTAGAAAAATCGAATTATTTTTTACGAGAAGATTTTAATTTGCAAAACACCGCAAAAAAAATAAAAACAAATACGACTTACTTGTCTTATGTAGTGAATAAAAGATTTGAAAAATCATTTAGCGAATATTCAAATGAGTTGAAAATTAATTACGCTATTGAGGAAATGATTACCAATCCGACATTTAGGAAATATTCAACCCAGGCAATTGCAGAAACTGTAGGTTTTAAAAACGCTGTGTCTTTTGCAAAGTCTTTTAATAAAAGAACAGGCGTTACACCTGTTCAGTTTATAAAAAAAATTGAAAAAGATACTACGGTTCTTTAA
- a CDS encoding thiopeptide-type bacteriocin biosynthesis protein has translation MKREFSIGSEWLYYKIYCGVRTADVVLQDYLQEKIAYLIENELIVSWFFIRYNDPESHLRLRFKIAKPEYLGEVVAIFNEVFSLVKEQNLVWKIQTDTYMREIERYGESTYPLSETIFQADSELVLHYVTFKNQFEHDSTPLLFSFLSIDRFLISFSLTLEEKLKLLDRLQTSFKLEFNADKVLKKELDKQYREIEKEIAPFLNQDVTQFEPVYNAVAVKSSAIANAAQVILNDLDVSLSSFLNSHIHMMMNRQFTSRQRQYELLVYDHLFRFYKTMFYKNNR, from the coding sequence ATGAAAAGGGAATTTAGTATTGGTAGCGAATGGTTGTATTATAAAATCTATTGTGGTGTTAGAACTGCCGATGTAGTATTGCAAGATTATTTACAAGAGAAAATTGCATATTTAATTGAGAATGAATTAATCGTTTCTTGGTTTTTTATTCGCTATAACGATCCTGAATCTCATTTGCGTTTGCGTTTTAAAATTGCAAAGCCAGAATATTTAGGAGAAGTAGTAGCTATTTTTAATGAAGTATTTTCTTTAGTGAAGGAACAAAATTTGGTTTGGAAGATACAAACCGATACGTATATGCGAGAAATTGAACGCTATGGAGAATCGACCTACCCACTTTCTGAAACGATTTTTCAAGCCGATAGCGAATTGGTGTTGCACTATGTAACTTTTAAAAATCAATTTGAGCATGACTCAACTCCTTTATTATTTAGTTTTTTAAGTATTGATCGTTTCCTGATTAGTTTTTCGCTTACTCTTGAAGAAAAACTGAAATTGTTAGATCGTCTACAAACTTCTTTCAAACTGGAATTTAATGCAGACAAAGTATTAAAGAAAGAGTTAGATAAACAATACAGGGAAATAGAAAAGGAAATAGCACCTTTCTTGAATCAAGATGTAACTCAATTTGAACCTGTGTATAATGCTGTTGCTGTAAAGAGCAGTGCTATTGCGAATGCAGCTCAAGTAATTTTGAATGATTTAGATGTTTCTTTATCTTCTTTTTTGAACAGTCATATTCACATGATGATGAACCGTCAGTTTACTTCAAGACAACGACAATATGAATTATTAGTTTATGATCATTTGTTTCGTTTCTATAAGACGATGTTTTACAAAAATAACCGTTAA
- a CDS encoding lantibiotic dehydratase family protein has product MKTNKEVMNNKIKFSAFPTAVLRTPLFPVSSYVNLMDAYSRDALFDFAKNSFVKNALALASPELWLEIEKYLGNPSRFSAEKIKALEIALLKYVARMCARATPFGMFAACTTVTLGKETAIVLAEKENYKAHTQFDMQFWIAFLQEVAKDPTVKEQLLYFPNTSLYAVGDFYRYIEYKFNAKKRREHSISAVRCNAFVAVVLELTATGKTKKELVDALIDEESEREEATEFVNELIASQMIVSNLEATVTGSSENERVLTLLSGLKNADTATEKVSVVLQGLENLNLDFQQYHEQSKAIVSKIEQLHVAFEPKYLLQTDLYSATTIATINTANVRKLKQAIGFLSQVQKTAVNGNLEAFRKAFFNRYETKSMPLSVVLDAEIGIGYLQNSRMNDSHPLLDKLPINSAHATSETENWTSFDYVLERKLQEALANNETVLELKESDFKKSNETVPNLPATFSAMVEIIKEEDNEILVLESLGSYSAAKLIGRFCNGDATIHALAKEIVQHEASCAPDVILAEVAHIPESRTGNILRRPVLRPYEIPYLSNSVVPNENQILIDDLWITVERNTIVLKSKRLNKEIVPCLSNAHNYSSNALPIYQFLCDLQGQNSAPVYRFDWGVLKQHYNCFPRVVYKEVILAKARWYIYTEEVKGVQFGASFVLWKEKMKLPKYVNIVSGDNTLLLDLETEICFDILMRTIKKNQKVVIEEFLFATNSVVHDSSKKHYANQFVFSFGRE; this is encoded by the coding sequence ATGAAAACGAATAAAGAAGTAATGAATAATAAAATAAAATTTTCAGCCTTTCCAACTGCTGTTTTGCGCACACCATTGTTTCCCGTTTCTTCTTATGTGAATTTAATGGATGCTTATTCTAGAGATGCGTTGTTTGATTTTGCTAAAAATAGTTTTGTTAAAAATGCACTTGCTTTGGCTTCGCCAGAATTGTGGCTTGAGATTGAAAAATATTTGGGAAACCCTTCTCGTTTTTCTGCCGAAAAGATAAAAGCATTAGAAATTGCTTTGCTAAAGTATGTGGCAAGAATGTGTGCACGTGCTACTCCTTTTGGTATGTTTGCCGCTTGCACAACGGTTACTTTAGGAAAAGAAACAGCTATTGTACTTGCTGAAAAAGAAAATTATAAAGCGCATACTCAATTTGATATGCAGTTTTGGATTGCCTTTCTGCAAGAAGTTGCGAAAGACCCAACTGTAAAAGAACAATTGCTGTATTTTCCCAACACGTCTTTGTATGCAGTAGGCGATTTTTATCGTTATATCGAATACAAATTCAATGCTAAAAAACGAAGAGAGCATAGCATTTCTGCCGTGCGTTGCAATGCGTTTGTAGCTGTAGTTTTAGAATTGACAGCCACGGGAAAAACAAAAAAAGAGTTAGTGGACGCGCTTATTGACGAAGAATCGGAACGAGAAGAAGCAACCGAATTTGTAAATGAATTGATAGCCAGTCAAATGATTGTTAGTAATTTAGAAGCTACAGTTACGGGAAGTAGTGAAAACGAAAGAGTGCTAACACTATTGTCGGGCTTAAAAAATGCGGACACAGCGACTGAGAAAGTTAGCGTAGTACTGCAAGGTTTGGAGAATTTGAATTTAGATTTTCAGCAGTATCATGAACAGTCAAAAGCAATTGTTTCAAAAATAGAACAGCTACATGTTGCTTTTGAACCGAAGTATTTATTACAAACGGATTTGTATAGTGCTACAACAATAGCAACAATAAATACAGCTAACGTTAGAAAACTAAAACAAGCTATAGGTTTTTTATCGCAAGTGCAAAAAACTGCTGTAAACGGAAACTTGGAAGCTTTTCGAAAGGCATTTTTTAATCGATACGAAACCAAATCGATGCCTTTGTCGGTGGTTTTAGATGCGGAAATTGGTATTGGTTATCTTCAAAATTCAAGGATGAACGATTCGCACCCACTTTTGGATAAACTTCCTATAAACAGCGCTCATGCTACTAGTGAAACTGAAAACTGGACCTCTTTTGATTATGTGTTAGAAAGAAAACTGCAAGAAGCATTAGCCAATAATGAAACTGTTTTAGAATTAAAAGAATCCGATTTTAAAAAAAGCAATGAAACCGTACCTAATTTGCCTGCAACTTTTTCTGCAATGGTAGAAATTATTAAAGAAGAAGACAACGAAATTCTAGTTTTAGAATCGTTAGGAAGTTATAGTGCAGCTAAATTAATTGGTCGTTTTTGTAACGGGGATGCAACTATTCATGCGTTGGCAAAAGAAATTGTACAGCATGAAGCGTCTTGTGCTCCAGATGTTATTTTAGCAGAAGTAGCACATATTCCAGAATCGAGAACGGGAAATATTTTGCGACGACCTGTTTTGCGACCGTATGAAATTCCGTATTTGTCGAACAGTGTAGTGCCAAACGAAAATCAAATTCTAATTGATGATTTGTGGATTACTGTAGAACGCAATACAATTGTTTTAAAATCGAAACGACTCAACAAAGAGATTGTACCTTGTTTGTCGAATGCGCATAATTATAGTAGTAATGCGTTGCCTATTTATCAATTTTTATGTGATTTACAAGGACAAAATAGCGCACCCGTATATCGTTTTGATTGGGGCGTTTTAAAACAACATTATAATTGTTTTCCGAGAGTTGTTTATAAGGAGGTTATATTGGCTAAGGCAAGATGGTATATTTATACAGAAGAAGTGAAAGGTGTTCAGTTTGGAGCATCGTTTGTTTTATGGAAAGAAAAAATGAAACTTCCAAAATATGTAAATATTGTAAGTGGTGATAATACGTTGTTACTCGATTTGGAAACCGAAATTTGTTTTGATATTTTGATGAGAACTATAAAAAAGAACCAAAAAGTAGTAATTGAAGAGTTTTTGTTTGCAACAAATTCGGTGGTTCATGATAGTAGCAAAAAACATTATGCCAATCAATTCGTGTTTTCTTTTGGAAGAGAATAG
- a CDS encoding DinB family protein, which produces MNKHKIVLLLLLFVVNMISSQEIKEISKEWVSFTRTIPLKTKVKRKFIVEASAKVVEDNNMAWSGIWARVDNKDNKRGFFDNMQDRPIIISEWQSYIIEGTFDSNSEKLAFGGICSYSGQFFFDNFKVYLENDKGEFELVELSNADFEQEIKDNNVQHWSFGISKRENARVKGFDASSSDDKVSGKYSLLIEGKDIVPEYTSTIGSDEGTSPQIEAMISMLEDLKRRVENQVKYMSQYELDYLHDEDANRIGSLIMHLAAAEKYYQVLTFENRGFTEEEKKIWQVPFDLDQGGRDEIRGQDAQYYLDIYNAVRAKTIEELKKRDDAWFKKVQNRFGYSNHYCWFHVMEHQSSHLGQILFLKKRIPPEPEKIEFKQQIKN; this is translated from the coding sequence ATGAACAAACATAAAATAGTCTTATTACTACTGTTATTTGTAGTAAATATGATTAGTTCTCAAGAAATAAAAGAAATATCTAAGGAATGGGTTTCTTTTACTCGTACTATTCCTTTGAAAACAAAGGTTAAACGAAAGTTTATTGTAGAAGCTTCTGCAAAAGTAGTTGAGGATAATAATATGGCATGGTCTGGTATTTGGGCAAGGGTAGATAATAAAGACAATAAAAGGGGTTTTTTTGACAACATGCAGGATAGACCTATAATAATAAGCGAATGGCAATCTTATATTATTGAAGGTACTTTCGATTCTAATTCTGAAAAACTTGCTTTTGGAGGAATTTGTAGTTATAGTGGACAATTTTTCTTTGATAATTTTAAAGTGTATTTAGAAAACGATAAAGGTGAATTTGAATTAGTTGAATTATCAAATGCAGATTTTGAACAAGAAATTAAAGATAATAATGTGCAACATTGGAGTTTTGGAATTTCTAAAAGAGAAAATGCAAGAGTTAAGGGGTTTGATGCTTCTTCTAGTGATGACAAAGTGAGTGGGAAATATTCTTTGTTAATTGAAGGAAAAGATATTGTGCCAGAATATACTTCAACAATTGGTTCAGATGAAGGAACGTCTCCTCAAATTGAAGCTATGATTTCAATGCTTGAGGATTTAAAGCGCAGAGTTGAGAATCAAGTAAAGTACATGAGTCAATATGAATTGGACTATTTGCATGATGAAGATGCTAATAGAATAGGTTCTTTGATTATGCATTTAGCGGCAGCAGAAAAATACTATCAAGTGCTTACTTTTGAAAACCGTGGGTTTACAGAAGAAGAAAAAAAAATATGGCAAGTGCCATTTGATTTAGATCAAGGCGGTCGAGATGAAATTAGAGGTCAAGATGCACAGTACTATTTAGATATTTACAATGCAGTGAGGGCAAAAACCATAGAAGAATTAAAGAAACGAGATGATGCTTGGTTTAAGAAAGTTCAAAACCGTTTTGGTTATAGTAATCATTATTGTTGGTTTCACGTTATGGAACATCAATCGAGTCATTTAGGACAGATTTTGTTTTTAAAGAAAAGAATTCCACCAGAACCAGAAAAAATAGAATTTAAGCAACAGATTAAGAACTAA
- a CDS encoding S8 family serine peptidase has translation MRTFALIGILFLLSFCKSIKLDNKVAQKEANVSFWNHKCDEQDSVYGISLDKWYAENTKKTNQGIIVATIDSQIDLDHEDLQGKFWVNKNEIPDNGIDDDNNGYIDDINGWNFIGIDDEKTLAFCNFEFVRYINVYKQKYEKEKIENKNKYFLEEYERALKKYKSENKYYSTYLKVDNMLISAYYPAKDSLRRYFPKEDYTIEKLDSLYQIHKENDKSLKQRLKENNESKKLGDLIFYMKTIKEFEYTIESMKKSQAHNDSIVNKLLNFGYDDRIKIKNYQLEKGYGNNNLNSHHRLRRHNTEVASIIAANRNNTIGVKGFHNNIKIMPLNISPFGNEHDKDIANAIYYAVDNGAKVINMSFSKEFSLDQHSVTKALNYAQKNNVLVVHVSGNGATDIDENPFYPSDFDYENKQEIVGNLITVGSISKRRDSTMIPFSSNYGKNNVDLFAPGEDIYVAVPDNQYDFYSGTSLAAPMVSGTAALIWLYYPNLTVQEVKNIILESGVTIDKMVIKPGTENEMVHFSELCKTGRVLNTYNAMKMAAEVSKKKK, from the coding sequence ATGAGAACATTTGCTTTGATAGGAATATTGTTTTTGTTATCTTTTTGTAAGTCTATAAAATTAGATAATAAAGTAGCTCAAAAAGAAGCAAATGTTTCTTTTTGGAATCATAAATGTGATGAGCAAGATTCTGTATACGGAATATCATTGGACAAATGGTATGCAGAAAACACTAAAAAAACAAACCAAGGAATTATTGTAGCGACAATAGATTCTCAAATTGACCTTGACCATGAAGATTTGCAAGGTAAATTCTGGGTAAATAAAAATGAAATTCCTGATAATGGTATTGATGACGATAACAATGGTTATATTGATGATATTAATGGTTGGAATTTTATTGGTATAGATGACGAAAAGACTTTGGCATTTTGCAATTTCGAATTTGTTCGTTATATCAATGTTTATAAGCAAAAGTATGAAAAAGAAAAAATAGAAAATAAAAATAAATATTTTTTAGAGGAGTATGAAAGAGCATTAAAAAAATATAAAAGTGAGAATAAATATTATTCTACTTATTTGAAAGTTGATAATATGCTAATTTCTGCCTATTATCCTGCAAAGGATTCTTTAAGACGTTATTTTCCTAAAGAAGATTATACTATAGAAAAACTAGACAGTTTATATCAAATTCATAAAGAAAATGATAAAAGCTTAAAGCAACGTTTAAAAGAAAATAATGAGAGTAAAAAACTGGGAGATTTGATTTTTTACATGAAAACTATTAAAGAGTTTGAGTACACAATTGAAAGCATGAAGAAATCCCAAGCTCATAATGATTCAATTGTAAATAAACTTTTAAATTTTGGCTATGATGATAGAATAAAAATTAAAAACTATCAGTTAGAAAAAGGTTATGGAAATAATAATTTAAATTCCCATCATAGATTAAGAAGGCATAATACCGAAGTAGCCAGTATTATTGCGGCGAATAGAAATAATACTATTGGAGTTAAAGGGTTTCATAATAATATAAAGATAATGCCTTTGAACATCTCTCCTTTTGGAAATGAACATGATAAAGACATTGCGAATGCTATTTATTATGCAGTAGATAATGGAGCTAAAGTGATTAATATGTCATTTAGTAAAGAATTTTCTTTGGATCAACATAGCGTAACAAAAGCTTTAAATTATGCTCAGAAAAATAATGTTTTAGTGGTTCATGTTTCGGGTAATGGTGCTACAGATATTGACGAAAATCCTTTTTATCCATCAGATTTTGATTATGAGAATAAACAAGAAATAGTAGGTAATTTGATTACAGTAGGTTCGATATCCAAAAGAAGGGATAGCACTATGATACCATTTTCTTCTAATTATGGCAAAAACAATGTAGATCTTTTTGCGCCAGGCGAGGATATTTATGTAGCTGTTCCTGATAATCAATATGATTTTTACTCAGGCACTTCATTGGCTGCTCCCATGGTTTCGGGAACGGCGGCTCTAATCTGGTTGTATTATCCTAATTTAACGGTACAAGAAGTAAAAAACATCATTTTAGAATCGGGTGTTACTATAGATAAAATGGTTATTAAACCGGGAACAGAAAATGAAATGGTACACTTTTCAGAATTGTGCAAAACAGGAAGAGTACTCAATACGTATAATGCTATGAAAATGGCGGCGGAAGTGAGTAAGAAGAAAAAATAA
- a CDS encoding helix-turn-helix domain-containing protein encodes MKRYFSYFFIFSLFSFSFLSAQVNEKDLRKISYNEILLAAAKYENNYELQSKYANLYLSKARLEKNNTTIVKGFFMLALINEKDVAIKYLDSTIKYSKKIGDLKFSMMSYYQKAITLDNMRRFKEAISNYILTEEYAKKSNDLDYYYQAKLAIAIIKSEDMGETEEALVLFRQCYKFYKKDIDNYKDEYLKLIFSVADSYKTMQVLDSTSYYNVLGYKESKRLENEKMNSLFILNEGANQVLKKNYLASIDSIKKAFPLIKKNDDIGNILASYYYLGKSYQGLNDAKRAVENYAKVDSIYRLREYITPEFVDGYYYLIDYHKKNNDDKKQLFYLNSLISIDSVFQVNYKQLSKKLKNDYDIPHLIQEKETIIKGLHNDKKANYWIIGILGLTVVLSLVIMQHLTNQKKQYKQRFETLMQQNKTESLNAEVEEKEEESTDLGIPEDVVVAILKQLTVFENKKQYLKPNITISDLATTFETNSKYVSIVINAKKQKSFSNYINDLRIDHAVAELKNNKEMRKYTIAAIAEEVGFNTSESFSKAFFKRTGIKPSYFMKELSLS; translated from the coding sequence ATGAAACGGTATTTTAGTTATTTTTTCATCTTTTCCTTGTTCTCTTTCTCTTTTTTGAGTGCTCAAGTGAATGAGAAAGACTTGAGAAAAATCAGTTATAATGAGATTTTACTTGCTGCAGCTAAATATGAAAATAATTATGAGCTTCAAAGTAAATATGCTAACCTATATTTGTCAAAAGCAAGATTAGAAAAAAATAACACTACGATTGTAAAAGGTTTTTTTATGCTAGCCTTAATTAATGAAAAGGATGTGGCTATAAAATATTTGGATAGTACAATTAAATATTCTAAAAAAATAGGGGATTTAAAGTTTTCTATGATGTCTTATTACCAAAAAGCGATTACGTTGGATAATATGCGTAGATTTAAAGAGGCCATTTCAAATTACATTTTAACTGAAGAATATGCAAAAAAAAGCAATGATTTAGATTATTATTATCAAGCAAAATTAGCAATTGCAATTATAAAGTCTGAAGATATGGGGGAGACCGAAGAAGCTTTAGTTTTATTTAGACAATGTTATAAATTCTATAAAAAAGATATTGATAATTACAAGGACGAATACCTTAAATTAATTTTTTCTGTAGCGGATTCTTATAAAACAATGCAAGTCTTAGATTCAACTTCATATTATAATGTATTAGGATATAAAGAGTCTAAAAGATTGGAGAATGAAAAAATGAACTCTCTTTTTATTTTAAATGAAGGTGCAAATCAAGTTTTAAAAAAAAACTATTTGGCTTCAATAGATAGTATAAAAAAAGCTTTTCCGTTAATTAAAAAAAATGATGATATAGGAAATATTCTAGCTTCTTATTATTATTTAGGTAAGTCATATCAAGGTCTTAATGATGCTAAAAGAGCTGTTGAAAATTATGCAAAGGTTGATTCAATATATAGGTTAAGAGAATACATAACGCCAGAATTTGTTGATGGGTATTATTATTTAATTGATTATCATAAGAAAAATAATGATGATAAAAAGCAATTATTTTATTTGAATAGTTTGATATCAATAGACAGTGTATTTCAAGTCAATTATAAACAACTAAGTAAAAAGTTAAAAAATGATTACGATATACCTCATTTGATACAAGAGAAAGAGACTATTATTAAGGGGTTACATAATGATAAAAAAGCAAATTATTGGATAATTGGTATTCTTGGTTTAACAGTAGTGTTGAGTTTGGTTATAATGCAACATTTAACCAACCAAAAAAAACAATATAAGCAACGCTTTGAGACATTAATGCAGCAAAACAAAACCGAATCGCTAAATGCCGAGGTTGAAGAGAAAGAAGAAGAAAGTACAGATTTAGGAATTCCAGAAGATGTGGTTGTAGCAATATTAAAGCAGCTAACCGTTTTCGAAAATAAAAAACAGTATCTCAAACCCAATATTACAATAAGCGATTTGGCAACTACATTTGAGACCAATTCAAAATATGTATCGATTGTGATTAATGCCAAAAAGCAAAAATCGTTTTCCAATTATATTAATGATTTGCGAATAGACCATGCTGTTGCAGAATTAAAAAATAACAAAGAAATGCGCAAATATACCATTGCAGCCATTGCAGAGGAGGTGGGTTTTAATACTTCGGAATCTTTTTCGAAAGCTTTTTTTAAGCGAACAGGCATAAAACCGTCCTATTTTATGAAAGAATTGAGTTTGAGCTAA